A region of Streptomyces halobius DNA encodes the following proteins:
- the cmk gene encoding (d)CMP kinase, producing the protein MFVTVETAARTAPAAVIVAIDGPAGTGKSSTSKAVAATLGLGYLDTGAQYRAITWWMLTNGIDVQDATAVADAAAKPVIVSGTDPAAPTISVDGVDAAGPIRSQEVTAAVSAVSAVPEVRARITELQRTIASEAPRGIVVEGRDIGITVLPDADLKVFLTASAEARAARRNGELKGKEAGNLAATREALMKRDAADSSRQTSPLAKADDAVEVDTTDLTLEQVIECVVTLIEGAVAEKAGRVAR; encoded by the coding sequence GTGTTCGTCACCGTGGAAACCGCCGCCCGGACCGCCCCGGCTGCAGTGATTGTCGCCATCGACGGCCCCGCTGGCACGGGCAAGTCCAGCACGTCCAAGGCCGTGGCCGCCACGCTGGGCCTCGGCTACCTCGACACGGGTGCCCAGTACCGCGCGATCACGTGGTGGATGCTGACCAACGGGATCGACGTCCAGGACGCGACCGCGGTCGCCGACGCCGCCGCCAAGCCCGTGATCGTCTCCGGCACCGACCCGGCCGCACCGACCATCTCGGTCGACGGTGTGGACGCCGCGGGCCCGATCCGCAGCCAGGAGGTCACCGCCGCGGTGAGCGCCGTCAGTGCGGTCCCCGAGGTGCGCGCGCGGATCACCGAGCTGCAGCGCACCATCGCCTCCGAGGCGCCGCGCGGCATCGTCGTGGAGGGCCGGGACATCGGCATCACGGTCCTGCCCGACGCCGACCTCAAGGTCTTCCTCACCGCCTCGGCCGAGGCGCGCGCGGCCCGCCGCAACGGCGAGCTCAAGGGCAAGGAGGCCGGCAACCTGGCCGCCACCCGCGAGGCGCTGATGAAGCGGGACGCCGCGGACTCCTCCCGTCAGACCTCCCCGCTGGCCAAGGCGGACGACGCGGTCGAGGTGGACACCACCGACCTGACGCTGGAGCAGGTCATCGAATGCGTGGTCACCCTCATCGAGGGGGCCGTCGCCGAAAAGGCGGGGCGGGTCGCTCGGTGA